The following DNA comes from Amycolatopsis solani.
TCCGGGCACATGACCGTGGTCAACTCGGCCGTGCTCGACCAGCTCGACCTGGCGAACGTCCCGGTCGGCGGCGACGTCGTGCTTTCCCCGGACGGCTCGCCGACCGGGCTGCTGCGCGAGCAGGCCCAGCTGCTGCTGCGGCCGCTGACGTACCCGACGCCGGTCTCGCAGGTCGTGCGCGGGCTCGACCGGGCGTCCGCGCAGTACCTGGCCGAGGGCATCACCAGCGTCCAGGAAGCCGGGATCGGCGGCGGCCTGGTCGGCGAGACGCCCGTGGAGCTGGCCGCCTACCAGCAGGCGCGCGAGCAGGGCGTGCTGCGCGTGCGCAGCACGGTGATGGTCGCCGCGAGCGTGCTGCACGACCTCCCTGACGGCGCCGGCTTCGGTCTCGACCTCGGCCTGCGCACCGGCCTGGGCGACGAGTGGCTGCGCGTCGGCCCGATGAAGTTGTTCGCCGACGGCTCCCTGGTCGGGCGCACCTGCGCGATGCACGAGCCCTTCGACGGCGAGCCGGGCAACGTCGGCTACTTCCAGGTGCCTGAGGAGTCGCTGGCGCGCACGATCCGGCAAGCCCACGACGCGGGCTGGCAGATCGCGACGCACGCCATCGGCGATCGCGCGATCACCGTCGTCCTCGACGCCTACGAAGCCGCGTTGGCCGCTTCGCCGCGCACGGACCACCGGCACCGCATCGAGCACTGCGCGGTGCTCCAACCGGCGGAGCTGACCCGCCTGGCCGCGCTCGGGCTCATCCCGTCGCCGCAGGGCCGGTTCGTCAACGAGCTCGGCGACGGCATGCGCGCCGCGCTCGGCGAGTCCCGCGTGCCGTGGTGCTACCGGCTGCGCAGCGTCCTCGACGCCGGCTGCGTGCTCCCCGCGTCCTCGGACCGCCCGGTCGTGAACGGCGCTCCGCTGCTCGCGCTCGCCGACATGGTTCGGCGGCGCACGGCGTCAGGCGCCCTCTTCGCGCCCGAAGAGGCGTTGACGCCGGAGCAGGCGTTGCGCGCGTACACGTACGGCTCGGCCTACGCGACCTTCGCCGAGCGTGACCTGGGCACGCTCGAACCCGGGAAGCTCGCCGATTTCGCCGTGTTGTCCGGGTCGCCGCTCGAAGAGTCCGCTTTGGACGACCTCACCGTGCAAGGCACCGCCGTCGGCGGCGAACTGCGTTATCAAGCGTGATGACTCACTTCCTTCCCACGAAATCGAGTGCTTCTTCCGCCAGTGCGGACCACGGCTGGGGCGACGCCGCGTCCAGCGCCAGCCACTCCTTCATCGGCGTGCCCTTGTTCGCGTCGAAGCGCACGCCGTGCCCGCCTTCGACCAGCTCGTCCACCCGGGCCTTGGGCAGCTTCAGCACCAGCTGCCCGCGGACGAACACGCAGAAGATCCGGCCGTGCGCGCGCAGGGCTGTGCGCCCGAACCCGCCGGTCGCGCCGGGTGGCGTGATGCCCGGGCGTCCGGTGAACTCGTCGACCAGGTCCTCGAACCGCTGCTCTGGTGACATCGACCACCTCCGAGCCCGACAGTAACGACCACCACCGACAGAAACGGGAGGCGAGATGCCCGTCCGCGACGCCGTCTTCGAAGACATCGAGGAAATCTGCGCGCTCATCGAGGAGCACGCCGTCTACGAGGACAACCACGACCTGAAGCTCGACCGCGCCGAGATGAGCGGGCACCTGTTCGGGCCGGACCCGAAGGCGTGGGTGCTGCTCGCGACCCCGCCCGGCGAGCCCGGCACCGTGGCCGGCTTCGCGTTCTGCAGCTGGAACTTCTCGACGTGGGAGGCCCGTCCGGGGATCTGGCTGGACGACCTGTTCGTCCGTCCGGCCCACCGCCGCCACGGATTGGGCGGCGAGCTGCTGGACGAGCTGCGCAACCGCACGACCGGGCGCGTCGAGTGGGACATGCAGGAGGGCAACGAAAAGGGCCAGGCGTTCTACGCCCAGCTGGGCGCGGA
Coding sequences within:
- a CDS encoding amidohydrolase, whose protein sequence is MKVDAVYENATVWTGAGVTHALAVLHGRVVALGDDALELSARSRVDLAGGFVVPGFHDAHNHMAWFGMGLDDVPLSDCRSVEEVYDAVAARAATLPAGSWVIGSGYDQNKLAGGHPDRHGLDRAAPGMLVRLKHTSGHMTVVNSAVLDQLDLANVPVGGDVVLSPDGSPTGLLREQAQLLLRPLTYPTPVSQVVRGLDRASAQYLAEGITSVQEAGIGGGLVGETPVELAAYQQAREQGVLRVRSTVMVAASVLHDLPDGAGFGLDLGLRTGLGDEWLRVGPMKLFADGSLVGRTCAMHEPFDGEPGNVGYFQVPEESLARTIRQAHDAGWQIATHAIGDRAITVVLDAYEAALAASPRTDHRHRIEHCAVLQPAELTRLAALGLIPSPQGRFVNELGDGMRAALGESRVPWCYRLRSVLDAGCVLPASSDRPVVNGAPLLALADMVRRRTASGALFAPEEALTPEQALRAYTYGSAYATFAERDLGTLEPGKLADFAVLSGSPLEESALDDLTVQGTAVGGELRYQA
- a CDS encoding GNAT family N-acetyltransferase — its product is MPVRDAVFEDIEEICALIEEHAVYEDNHDLKLDRAEMSGHLFGPDPKAWVLLATPPGEPGTVAGFAFCSWNFSTWEARPGIWLDDLFVRPAHRRHGLGGELLDELRNRTTGRVEWDMQEGNEKGQAFYAQLGAEPVPGWIRYRWRPY